GCCCACCGGTCGCCGGTTCGTCGCCGCCTCGGTGGTGACGGTGCTGGTCGCCGTCGTCGTCGGCTGGGCGGTGTGGCCCGAGCGCCCGTCCTTCACCGTCCGGTCCGCGCTGCTCCCGGTCCCCGCCGGTCCGACCGGCAGCGACCCGTCCCAGGGCGACCCGACCGAGGAAAGCCCGGCGCCGGTCGCCCTGGACATCTCCTTCTTCCTGCCCAGGGACGCCTCGGCGGCCCGTCGGGCGCCCGCGGTGCTGCTGGCCCACGGCTTCGGCGGCACCAAGGACTCGGTCCGTGCCGACGCCGAGGAGCTCACCGAGCAGGGCTACGCCGTGCTCACCTGGACCGCGCGTGGGTTCGGCCGCAGCGGTGGGAAGATCCACCTGAACAGCCCCGAGCACGAGGTACGCGACGCCCAGCGGCTGCTGGACTGGCTCGCCGACCGTCCGGAGGTGCGCGTCGACGCTCCGGGTGACCCGGCGGTGGGCGTGGTCGGCGGCTCGTACGGCGGCGGGCTGGCCCTGCTGCTGGCGGCGCAGGACCAGCGGGTCGACGCGATCGTGCCGATGATCACCTGGAACGACCTGCCCCGGGCGTTCCTGCCGGAGAGCACCGGCCGGGCGCCTGTCGACGGGGTCTTCAAGAAGGGTTGGGCCGGGGTCTTCTTCGGCAGCGCGGGCGCGGCCCCCACCGGCCTGGCCGGTCGCGCCGACCCCGCAGCGGCCGACAGCGGGGGCGGCGACCCCGGGGAGAGCGCCGGCGAGGGGACCGGTCGCGCCGACGCGGCCGAAGGCGCCGGGCCGGGCGGGCCGCCGGCCCAGGGTGGCGCGCCCGCCCAGGGTGGCCTGGCAGGCGTGGACCCGGCGTGTGGCCGGTTCGCCGCCGACGTCTGCGCCGCGTACCTGCGGATCGCCGCCACCGGTCGGGCCGACCAGGCTGCCGTGGATCTGCTGCGCCGGTCCAGCCCGGCGACCGTGCTGGACCGGATCAAGGCCCCCACCCTGCTGGTGCAGGGGACGGCGGACAGCCTCTTCCCGCTCGCCGAGGCGGACGCCAACGCCCGGGGGATCGCCGCCACCGGCACCCCCGTCCGGGTCGCCTGGTTCACCGGCGGGCACGACGGCGGCGACGGCCCGAAGTCCGACTCGGACCGGGTGAAGTACCTGACCGTGCAGTGGCTCGACCACTACGTCAAGGGCACGGGCGACGCCCCGGGCGACGATTTCACCTGGTCCCGGATCGCCGGTTTCGACGCCCTGGACCGGGGGCTGGTGGCGACCGGTTACCGTGCCGACGACTACCCGGGCGTCGGCGGTGACGCGCGGCGTGAGGTCACCGTGACCGGGCCGGCCCAGCCGGTCGCCAACCCGCCCGGCGGCAACCCGGCCGCGCTCTCGTCGCTGCCGCTGGCCGGGCGGTTCTCGTCGTTGCTCGACGGCGTCGCCGGGGACCTGCCCGGGCAGCACGCCCGTTTCGACTCCGCGCCGCTGGACGAGCCGGTCGACGTGGTCGGCGCGCCCACCGTACGCATCCGGGCCGCCTCCCCGACCGGCGAGGCCGTCCTCTTCGTCAAGCTCTACGACGTCGACCCGAACGGCGCGGCGAGCCTGCCCAACGGCCTGGTCGCGCCGGTCCGGCTCACCGGCCTGCCCGCGCGGATCGACGACGCCCAGCCGGTCACCGTCACCCTGCCGGGGATCGTCCGCCGGATCGAGGCCGGGCACCGGGTACGGGTCGTGGTGGCCACCAGCGACCAGGCGTACGCGACGCCGGCCGAGCCCGCCGTGCACACCGTCGCCCTCGGCGACGGGCCGGTGGTGCTGCCCACGGTGGCCGGCGAGCCGATCCCCACCACCGCCGTGCTGTGGCGCTGGGTGCTGGCCGGGCTGCTCGCCGCCATCGTCGTCGGGCTCGTCGTGGTCGTCGCCGTGCTGCGCCGCCGGCACCGCCGCCACGACACCTCGGTCCATCCCGCGTACGCGGACACGCCGCTGGCCGTGCGTCAGCTCCGCAAGGAGTACGCCGACGGCTTCGTCGCCGTGTCGAACGTCGACTTCGAGGTGCACCCCGGTCAGGTGGTGGGGCTGCTCGGGCCGAACGGCGCCGGCAAGACCACCACGCTGCGGGTGCTGATGGGGTTGACCCAGCCGACCGCCGGGGAGATCTACGTCTTCGGGCGTCGGCTGGTCCCCGGCTCGCCGGTGCTGTCCCGGATCGGCTCCCTGGTCGAGGGGCCGGGTTTCCTGCCGCACCTGTCCGGCCTGGAGAACCTGAAGGCGTACTGGCGGGCCACCGGGCGACCGGAGGCGGAGGCGCGGTTCGCCGAGGCGCTGGAGATCGCCGGTCTGGGCGACTCGGTGCACCGCCGGACGAAGAAGTACAGCCACGGCATGCGGCAGCGGCTCGCCATCGCGCAGGCCATGCTCGGCCTGCCCGAGCTGCTGGTGCTGGACGAGCCGACGGACGGGCTCGACCCGCCGCAGATCGCCGAGATGCGCCGGGTGCTCCAGCGGTACGCCACCGACGGCCGGGCGGTGCTGGTCTCCAGTCACCTGCTCGCCGAGGTGGAGCAGACCTGCACCCACGCGGTGGTGGTGAACAAGGGGCGGATCGTAGCCTCCGGCCCGGTCGAGGAGATCGTCGGCGAGTCGCCGAGCGTGCTGTTCGACGTCTCCGACCCGGCCGCCGCGCGAACCGTGCTGGCCGGGCTGGACGGCGTGCGGGTGCTGCCCGACGCCGACGGTCAGCTCGTGGTGGACACCGACGGCGCCGCCCGCAGCGAGGTGGTCGCCGAGCTGGTGCGGGCCGGGGTCGGGGTGAACCGGGTGGTGCCGCGGCGTCGCCTGGAGGACGCGTTCCTCGCCCTGGTCGGCGAGAACTCTCGGGGAAGCGGAGACCGGTGATGGCGGACCTGTCCACGGTGGGCGCGGCCCCCGGTTACCGGCCTTCGGCCACCCTGCCGTTGCGGGCGGAGTTCCGCCGGCAGGCGTCCCGACGGCGTACCCAGTTGGCGCTCGGGTTCATGGTGCTGCTGCCGTTGATCATCCTGATCGCGTTCCAGTTCGACGCCGGTGACGACGACGACAACGGCGGCGGCGAGTTCGCCAGCCTGGTCGAGTTCGCCACCACCGGCGGACTGAACTTCACCCTCTTCACGATCTTCGTGTCGGCGTCGTTCCTGCTGGTCGTGGTGGTGGCGCTGTTCTGCGGGGACACCGTGGCCAGTGAGGCGAGCTGGGGGAGCCTGCGTTACCTGCTGGCCGTCCCGGTGCCCCGGGCCCGGCTGCTGACGGTGAAGCTGCTGGTCGCGTTGGCGTACTCGGGGCTGGCCCTGCTGACCCTCGCCGGCACCGCGCTGCTCGTCGGCACGCTCCGGTACGGCTGGTCGCCGCTGCGCAGCCTGGTCGCCGCGGAGCTGCCCCCGGGGGAGGGGCTGCTGCGGCTGCTGGCCGTGCTCGGCTACCTGGCGGTCGTCCTGCTGGTGGTGGCCGGTCTGGCGTTCCTGCTGTCGGTGGTCACCGACGCGGCGCTCGGCGCGGTCGGCGGCGCGGTGCTGCTGTGGATCCTGTCCAGCATCCTCGACCAGATCACCGCGCTCGGCGCCTTGCGGAACTTCCTGCCCACCCACTACAGCACCGCCTGGCTGGGCCTGCTGTCGACGCCGGTGCAGACCGACGACGTGGTGCTGGGCTGCATCTCCGCGGTCTGCTACGCCACCCTGTTCTGGGGGATCGCCTACTGGCGCTTCACCCGTAAGGACGTCACGAGCTGAGCCGGATCCGTCGTCGCTGCCGGATCTCCGTCCCCGGTCACCGGCAGGTATCGGTGCCGAAGTCGGAGAAGGTCTGGCCCTGGATCGGTAGGAAACGCCACTGGTAGCCGTCGGCCAGCAGGTTCACCCACAGCACGCCGTGCGTGGTGCCGTTGCGGACCTCGCTGTTCGGGACGACCGTCCCGAAGTCCGCCTGGAGGGAACGACCGCCGGTGCCGACGACGAACTGGCGGATGCCACGGATCGGGTCGGCGGCCCGGGTCGGGGTCTGCGGGGCGAACCGCTCGTACTGGTGGGCGTGTCCGCTGATGACGATCTCGGCGCGATCGTCGTAGAGCGCCTGGAACAGGGGGAGGACCTCCGGCCGTTGCCGTTCGCCCGAGCTGAACACCGGGTGGTGCCAGTACGCCAGGGTGCACCGGGCGGGGTTCGCGGCCAGGTCGGCGCGG
The sequence above is a segment of the Micromonospora sp. WMMD882 genome. Coding sequences within it:
- a CDS encoding alpha/beta fold hydrolase — translated: MPSLSAARFRRALPTGRRFVAASVVTVLVAVVVGWAVWPERPSFTVRSALLPVPAGPTGSDPSQGDPTEESPAPVALDISFFLPRDASAARRAPAVLLAHGFGGTKDSVRADAEELTEQGYAVLTWTARGFGRSGGKIHLNSPEHEVRDAQRLLDWLADRPEVRVDAPGDPAVGVVGGSYGGGLALLLAAQDQRVDAIVPMITWNDLPRAFLPESTGRAPVDGVFKKGWAGVFFGSAGAAPTGLAGRADPAAADSGGGDPGESAGEGTGRADAAEGAGPGGPPAQGGAPAQGGLAGVDPACGRFAADVCAAYLRIAATGRADQAAVDLLRRSSPATVLDRIKAPTLLVQGTADSLFPLAEADANARGIAATGTPVRVAWFTGGHDGGDGPKSDSDRVKYLTVQWLDHYVKGTGDAPGDDFTWSRIAGFDALDRGLVATGYRADDYPGVGGDARREVTVTGPAQPVANPPGGNPAALSSLPLAGRFSSLLDGVAGDLPGQHARFDSAPLDEPVDVVGAPTVRIRAASPTGEAVLFVKLYDVDPNGAASLPNGLVAPVRLTGLPARIDDAQPVTVTLPGIVRRIEAGHRVRVVVATSDQAYATPAEPAVHTVALGDGPVVLPTVAGEPIPTTAVLWRWVLAGLLAAIVVGLVVVVAVLRRRHRRHDTSVHPAYADTPLAVRQLRKEYADGFVAVSNVDFEVHPGQVVGLLGPNGAGKTTTLRVLMGLTQPTAGEIYVFGRRLVPGSPVLSRIGSLVEGPGFLPHLSGLENLKAYWRATGRPEAEARFAEALEIAGLGDSVHRRTKKYSHGMRQRLAIAQAMLGLPELLVLDEPTDGLDPPQIAEMRRVLQRYATDGRAVLVSSHLLAEVEQTCTHAVVVNKGRIVASGPVEEIVGESPSVLFDVSDPAAARTVLAGLDGVRVLPDADGQLVVDTDGAARSEVVAELVRAGVGVNRVVPRRRLEDAFLALVGENSRGSGDR
- a CDS encoding ABC transporter permease subunit — translated: MADLSTVGAAPGYRPSATLPLRAEFRRQASRRRTQLALGFMVLLPLIILIAFQFDAGDDDDNGGGEFASLVEFATTGGLNFTLFTIFVSASFLLVVVVALFCGDTVASEASWGSLRYLLAVPVPRARLLTVKLLVALAYSGLALLTLAGTALLVGTLRYGWSPLRSLVAAELPPGEGLLRLLAVLGYLAVVLLVVAGLAFLLSVVTDAALGAVGGAVLLWILSSILDQITALGALRNFLPTHYSTAWLGLLSTPVQTDDVVLGCISAVCYATLFWGIAYWRFTRKDVTS